The following proteins come from a genomic window of Streptomyces sp. GS7:
- a CDS encoding cellulose-binding protein, giving the protein MSDTSSPFGFELVRRGYDRGQVDDRITKLVADRDSALARITSLEKRIEELHLETQNAQAQVNDAEPSYAGLGARVEKILRLAEEEAKDLREEARRAAEQHRELAESAAQQVRNDAEQFAAERKAKAEDEGARIVEKAKGEASTLRAEAQKDAQSKREEADSLFEETRAKAAQAAADFETNLAKRREQSERDLASRQAKAEKRLAEIEHRAEQLRLEAEKLRTDAERRARQTVETAQRQAEDIVADANAKADRIRSESERELAALTNRRDSINAQLTNVREMLATLTGAAVAAAGAPGDEESLTRGVPAQQSR; this is encoded by the coding sequence ATGAGCGACACTTCCTCCCCCTTCGGCTTCGAGCTCGTGCGGCGTGGGTACGACCGCGGTCAGGTGGATGACCGCATTACGAAGCTCGTCGCGGACCGCGACAGCGCGCTGGCCCGTATCACCTCGCTGGAGAAGCGCATCGAGGAGCTGCACCTCGAAACGCAGAACGCCCAGGCTCAGGTCAATGACGCCGAGCCGTCCTACGCGGGCCTCGGCGCGCGCGTCGAAAAGATCCTCCGTCTCGCCGAGGAGGAGGCCAAGGACCTGCGCGAGGAGGCTCGTCGGGCTGCCGAGCAGCATCGCGAGCTGGCCGAGTCGGCCGCCCAGCAGGTCCGCAACGACGCCGAGCAGTTCGCCGCCGAGCGCAAGGCGAAGGCCGAGGACGAGGGCGCCAGGATCGTCGAGAAGGCCAAGGGCGAGGCGTCGACCCTGCGCGCCGAGGCGCAGAAGGACGCCCAGTCCAAGCGGGAGGAGGCGGACTCCCTCTTCGAGGAGACCCGGGCCAAGGCCGCCCAGGCCGCCGCGGACTTCGAGACCAACCTGGCCAAGCGCCGGGAGCAGTCCGAGCGCGATCTGGCCTCGCGCCAGGCCAAGGCCGAGAAGCGACTGGCGGAGATCGAGCACCGCGCCGAGCAGCTGCGCCTGGAGGCCGAGAAGCTGCGGACGGACGCCGAGCGCCGGGCCCGTCAGACCGTGGAGACCGCGCAGCGCCAGGCCGAGGACATCGTGGCGGACGCCAACGCCAAGGCCGACCGGATCCGCAGCGAATCGGAGCGCGAGCTGGCGGCGCTCACCAACCGCCGGGACTCGATCAACGCGCAGCTGACCAACGTCCGCGAGATGCTGGCGACGCTGACCGGTGCCGCGGTGGCCGCGGCCGGTGCGCCGGGCGACGAGGAGTCCCTCACCCGCGGCGTGCCCGCCCAGCAGTCGCGCTGA
- a CDS encoding ABC transporter ATP-binding protein, which yields MIEVMGLTKHYGDKVAVDHLTFTVRPGIVTGFLGPNGAGKSTTMRMMLDLDNPTAGTVRIDGMHFRQLRNPLTYVGALLDAKAMHGGRSAANHLLCLAQSNGIPRSRVAQVLDTVGLTAVAGKRSKGFSLGMGQRLGIAAALLGDPRILMFDEPVNGLDPEGIHWIRNLMKNLAAQGRTVFVSSHLMSEMALTADHLVVIGQGRLLADTSMAEFIRQNSRSYVRLRSPERERLLDVLRREGVAAVAARDGSLEVDGVPARRLGELAAARGLVLHELSPQQASLEEAFMRLTAGSVEYHAHNGEPAGPWAGQPRRPAVPQGAYAAGPRPGGPQPGSPRPWGPQPGRPQQGGPPPAGPPPAGPPPGSPPPGGPQQGSPQQGGWGAQWQKRRS from the coding sequence ATGATCGAGGTCATGGGGCTGACCAAGCATTACGGCGACAAGGTTGCGGTGGACCATCTGACGTTCACCGTCCGGCCGGGCATCGTCACCGGCTTCCTCGGTCCCAACGGCGCGGGCAAGTCCACCACCATGCGGATGATGCTCGATCTGGACAATCCGACGGCCGGCACGGTCCGCATCGACGGCATGCACTTCCGGCAGCTGAGGAACCCCCTCACGTATGTCGGCGCGCTGCTGGACGCCAAGGCGATGCACGGTGGCCGCAGCGCCGCCAACCACCTGCTGTGTCTGGCCCAGAGCAACGGCATCCCCCGGTCCCGGGTCGCCCAGGTGCTGGACACCGTCGGGCTGACCGCGGTCGCCGGGAAGCGGTCCAAGGGCTTCTCGCTCGGCATGGGCCAGCGGCTCGGGATCGCGGCGGCGCTGCTCGGCGACCCGCGGATCCTGATGTTCGACGAGCCGGTCAACGGGCTCGACCCGGAGGGCATCCACTGGATCCGCAACCTGATGAAGAACCTCGCGGCCCAGGGCCGTACGGTCTTCGTCTCCTCCCACCTGATGAGCGAAATGGCGCTGACCGCGGACCACTTGGTGGTGATCGGGCAGGGCCGGCTGCTGGCGGACACGTCGATGGCGGAGTTCATCCGGCAGAACTCGCGGTCGTACGTCCGACTGCGGTCCCCGGAGCGGGAGCGGCTGCTGGACGTGCTGCGCCGCGAGGGCGTCGCGGCGGTGGCGGCCCGCGACGGCTCGCTGGAGGTCGACGGGGTGCCGGCCCGCCGGCTGGGCGAACTGGCCGCCGCGCGCGGGCTGGTGCTGCACGAGCTGAGCCCCCAGCAGGCGTCCCTGGAGGAGGCGTTCATGCGGCTGACGGCCGGTTCGGTGGAGTACCACGCGCACAACGGCGAGCCGGCCGGGCCGTGGGCCGGGCAGCCGCGGCGGCCCGCGGTACCGCAGGGCGCGTACGCGGCCGGCCCCCGGCCGGGGGGTCCGCAGCCGGGAAGCCCGCGGCCGTGGGGTCCGCAGCCCGGCCGTCCGCAGCAGGGCGGTCCACCACCAGCCGGTCCACCACCAGCCGGTCCGCCACCCGGCAGTCCGCCACCGGGGGGTCCGCAGCAGGGAAGCCCGCAGCAGGGCGGCTGGGGCGCGCAGTGGCAGAAGAGAAGGAGCTGA
- a CDS encoding ABC transporter permease, whose amino-acid sequence MAVVGQVLRSEWTKIRSVRSTVWTLGIAVVVTVVVGVLICTLARNDFASLPDSRRLAFDPTNISFAGMGLGQLSMIVFGVLVVSNEYSTGMIRTSLAAVPQRGTFLFSKLLVATALVFAVGLATSFVTFFAGQAALGEHRAYLDDPGVLRAVVGGCLYMTMIALFSMGVATMLRSPMLSLGILMPFFFLISSILGNVSATRKIGRYLPDQAGSKIMQVVAPVNDQTPYGPWGGFAIMAAWTAAALLGGFLLLRRRDA is encoded by the coding sequence ATGGCCGTGGTCGGGCAGGTCCTGCGGTCGGAGTGGACCAAGATCAGGTCGGTGCGGTCGACGGTGTGGACGCTGGGCATCGCGGTGGTGGTGACCGTCGTCGTGGGCGTGCTGATCTGCACCCTCGCCAGAAACGACTTCGCCTCGTTGCCGGACTCCCGGCGGCTCGCCTTCGACCCGACCAACATCAGCTTCGCCGGGATGGGCCTGGGCCAGCTGTCGATGATCGTCTTCGGGGTGCTGGTGGTCTCGAACGAGTACAGCACCGGCATGATCCGCACCTCGCTCGCCGCCGTACCGCAGCGCGGCACCTTCCTGTTCAGCAAGCTGCTGGTGGCCACCGCGCTGGTCTTCGCGGTCGGCCTGGCGACCAGCTTCGTGACGTTCTTCGCGGGGCAGGCGGCGCTCGGCGAGCACCGGGCGTACCTCGACGATCCGGGCGTGCTGCGGGCGGTGGTCGGCGGCTGCCTCTACATGACGATGATCGCGCTGTTCTCGATGGGGGTGGCCACGATGCTGCGCAGCCCGATGCTGTCGCTCGGCATCCTGATGCCGTTCTTCTTCCTGATCTCCAGCATCCTCGGGAACGTCTCGGCGACCCGGAAGATCGGCCGCTACCTCCCGGACCAGGCCGGCTCGAAGATCATGCAGGTGGTCGCCCCCGTCAACGACCAGACGCCGTACGGGCCGTGGGGCGGCTTCGCCATCATGGCGGCGTGGACGGCGGCGGCGCTGCTCGGCGGCTTCCTGCTGCTGCGCAGGCGCGACGCCTGA
- a CDS encoding ABC transporter ATP-binding protein: MIEAVGLTKRYGPKTAVHNLSFRVRPGTVTGFLGPNGSGKSTTMRMILGLDTPTSGRATIGGRPFRDVPNAPRQVGALLDAKAVHGGRSARSHLLSLAQLSGIPARRVDEVLGVVGLQDVASRRSKGFSLGMGQRLGIAAALLGDPQVLLFDEPVNGLDPEGILWVRNLMKQLAAEGRTVFVSSHLMSEMALTAEHLIVIGRGQLLADMSVKDFISAHSADFARVRTPDGEPEQREKLTAAIGEAGGQAVPEPDGALRVTGLPLPRISDLAHTAEVRLWELSPHQASLEEAYMRMTQGAVDYRSTTDQRAGLQQQAPAGYAPQGYAPQGAVPQGYAVPPGALQPPVPGQLPPNPYAQPPGAAPVPGQPLPPQGQGHPYGAPGPYGAPHPYGQQPQPAAPVPPAAPPAAAPADLPTPHHEDAR, encoded by the coding sequence ATGATCGAGGCAGTCGGCCTGACCAAGCGCTACGGGCCCAAGACGGCCGTGCACAACCTGTCGTTCCGGGTGCGGCCGGGCACGGTCACCGGCTTCCTGGGGCCCAACGGCTCCGGCAAGTCGACGACGATGCGGATGATCCTGGGCCTGGACACGCCGACGTCGGGCCGCGCCACGATCGGCGGCCGTCCGTTCCGCGACGTTCCCAACGCCCCGCGCCAGGTGGGCGCTTTGCTCGACGCCAAGGCCGTGCACGGCGGGCGCAGCGCGCGGTCGCATCTGCTGTCGCTGGCCCAGCTGTCCGGCATTCCGGCCCGGCGGGTCGACGAGGTACTCGGGGTGGTCGGTCTCCAGGACGTCGCCAGCCGGCGCTCCAAGGGCTTCTCGCTCGGTATGGGCCAGCGGCTGGGCATCGCGGCGGCGCTGCTCGGCGATCCGCAGGTGCTGCTCTTCGACGAGCCGGTCAACGGCCTGGACCCCGAAGGCATCCTGTGGGTGCGGAACCTGATGAAGCAGCTGGCGGCCGAGGGCCGTACCGTCTTCGTCTCCTCGCACCTGATGAGCGAGATGGCGCTGACCGCCGAGCACCTGATCGTGATCGGCCGCGGCCAGCTGCTGGCGGACATGTCCGTCAAGGACTTCATCTCGGCCCACTCCGCGGACTTCGCCCGGGTGCGGACGCCGGACGGCGAGCCGGAGCAGCGCGAGAAGCTGACCGCGGCGATCGGCGAGGCGGGCGGCCAGGCGGTGCCCGAGCCGGACGGCGCGCTGCGGGTGACCGGGCTGCCGCTGCCCCGGATCAGCGATCTGGCGCACACGGCCGAGGTCCGGCTGTGGGAGCTCTCGCCGCACCAGGCGTCTCTCGAAGAGGCGTACATGCGGATGACGCAGGGCGCCGTCGACTACCGCTCGACGACCGACCAGCGGGCCGGCCTCCAGCAGCAGGCACCGGCCGGGTACGCCCCGCAGGGATACGCGCCGCAGGGAGCCGTCCCGCAGGGATATGCGGTGCCGCCCGGGGCGCTCCAGCCGCCGGTGCCGGGCCAGTTGCCGCCGAACCCGTACGCCCAGCCCCCCGGGGCCGCTCCGGTGCCGGGTCAGCCGCTGCCGCCGCAGGGCCAGGGTCACCCGTACGGGGCTCCTGGTCCCTACGGCGCGCCCCACCCGTACGGGCAGCAGCCGCAGCCCGCCGCCCCCGTGCCGCCGGCCGCGCCGCCCGCCGCCGCACCCGCCGACCTGCCCACGCCGCACCACGAGGACGCCCGATGA
- a CDS encoding ABC transporter permease subunit, producing MTVPAAGPHPQPHPQPQPQGPPPQQPHHPEAPNWQAGGAGYVSPIPVRASHLGDALVSEWTKIRSVRSTMWTLGVMLLLIVGVGLLSALALGSERRVNPLLAVGFVGVLLGSLCVMTLGVLSISSEYGTGMIRTTLTACPSRARVLTAKAIVFFGLALVLTTIATTLVALLDYGMLNGPEPTVDQWLRGTVGAGLYVALLGLLALSVGALLRHSAGAISAMMGVVLLPMLLALFLQGESLKDFQHKMIEYSVPNAFATLYDIPFLPEGPSGWTPVLILAGVTAVALGGAYAVLLKRDV from the coding sequence CTGACCGTCCCGGCCGCCGGCCCGCACCCGCAGCCCCACCCTCAACCCCAGCCGCAGGGCCCGCCCCCGCAGCAGCCGCACCACCCCGAGGCCCCCAACTGGCAGGCCGGCGGGGCCGGTTACGTCTCCCCCATCCCGGTGCGCGCGAGCCACCTCGGCGATGCGCTGGTCTCCGAGTGGACCAAGATCCGCTCGGTGCGCTCGACGATGTGGACGCTCGGCGTGATGCTGCTGCTCATCGTCGGCGTCGGGCTGCTGTCGGCGCTCGCGCTGGGCTCGGAGCGGCGGGTCAACCCGCTGCTCGCGGTGGGTTTCGTCGGCGTGCTGCTCGGCAGCCTGTGCGTGATGACGCTGGGCGTGCTGTCGATCTCGTCGGAGTACGGCACCGGCATGATCCGTACGACGCTGACCGCCTGCCCCAGCCGCGCCCGGGTGCTGACCGCGAAGGCGATCGTCTTCTTCGGGCTGGCGCTGGTGCTGACCACGATCGCCACGACCCTGGTGGCGCTGCTCGACTACGGGATGCTCAACGGCCCGGAGCCGACCGTCGACCAGTGGCTGCGCGGCACCGTCGGCGCCGGTCTGTACGTCGCGCTGCTCGGTCTGCTGGCGCTGTCCGTCGGCGCCCTGCTGCGGCACTCCGCGGGCGCCATCAGCGCCATGATGGGCGTGGTGCTGCTGCCGATGCTGCTGGCGCTGTTCCTCCAGGGCGAGTCCCTCAAGGACTTCCAGCACAAGATGATCGAGTACTCGGTGCCCAACGCGTTCGCCACGCTCTACGACATCCCGTTCCTGCCCGAGGGGCCGTCGGGCTGGACGCCGGTGCTGATCCTCGCGGGGGTGACCGCGGTCGCCCTGGGCGGCGCCTACGCGGTGCTCCTCAAGCGGGACGTCTGA
- a CDS encoding ATP/GTP-binding protein produces MSPRRNRQRGAKPVERAGGERYGLEATEEWRGEEWVVRQVGASGAAKHYRCPGCDQEIPPGVPHVVTWPRHGDVDDRRHWHRACWNARDRRSARLQRSRNAPRY; encoded by the coding sequence GTGTCCCCGCGTCGAAACCGCCAGCGCGGTGCGAAACCCGTCGAGCGCGCGGGCGGCGAGCGCTACGGCCTGGAAGCCACCGAGGAGTGGCGGGGCGAGGAGTGGGTCGTCCGGCAGGTCGGTGCGAGCGGCGCGGCCAAGCACTACCGCTGCCCGGGCTGTGACCAGGAGATCCCGCCGGGCGTCCCGCACGTCGTCACCTGGCCCCGGCACGGCGACGTCGACGACCGCCGCCACTGGCACCGCGCCTGCTGGAACGCACGGGACCGCCGGAGCGCACGGCTCCAGCGGTCCCGGAACGCGCCCAGGTACTGA
- a CDS encoding LLM class flavin-dependent oxidoreductase — translation MRVGAFILAAQFPGQGQGEALHRAVRSAEIAEQAGLHDVWLAEHHFVPYGVCPQAATLAALLLGRTRRIGVGTAVSVLPTQHPVALGEQAALLHLTSEGRFTLGVGRGGPWVDLEVFGSGLAAYDHGFPESLDLLLRWLREPRVGAQGERYAFREVAVVPRPAEALGDPDDPDGLTAGPPVVVACTSAESVKLAAARGLPMLLGMHSGDEEKADMVALWRSAAREAGRDGDEIAAAEHVSAGVVQIADDRAAAVETLTKTMPGWLRQGLGAHVTVDGRYRRMRDPLAYTELLCALHPVGTPESCADRLAATSERTGIRRFALLVEGSGDLAATEENVRRLGSEVLPQLG, via the coding sequence ATGCGCGTAGGTGCGTTCATCCTGGCCGCTCAATTCCCGGGCCAGGGACAGGGGGAAGCACTGCACCGCGCGGTGCGCTCCGCGGAGATCGCGGAGCAGGCCGGCCTCCATGACGTCTGGCTGGCGGAACACCACTTCGTGCCGTACGGCGTCTGCCCGCAGGCGGCGACGCTGGCCGCGCTGCTGCTGGGACGGACCCGCCGGATCGGTGTGGGCACGGCGGTCAGCGTGCTGCCGACCCAGCATCCGGTGGCGCTCGGCGAGCAGGCGGCGCTGCTGCATCTGACGTCCGAGGGGCGGTTCACGCTCGGCGTCGGCCGGGGCGGCCCCTGGGTCGATCTGGAGGTCTTCGGCTCCGGCCTGGCCGCGTACGACCACGGCTTCCCGGAGTCACTGGATCTGCTGCTGCGCTGGCTGCGCGAGCCGCGGGTGGGCGCGCAGGGCGAGCGCTACGCGTTCCGGGAGGTGGCGGTGGTGCCGCGGCCGGCCGAGGCGCTGGGGGATCCGGACGATCCGGACGGTCTGACGGCCGGGCCGCCGGTGGTGGTGGCCTGCACCTCCGCCGAGTCGGTCAAACTGGCCGCCGCGCGCGGGCTGCCGATGCTGCTCGGGATGCACAGCGGCGACGAGGAGAAGGCGGACATGGTCGCGCTGTGGCGGTCGGCGGCGCGGGAGGCCGGCCGGGACGGCGACGAAATCGCCGCGGCGGAGCATGTGTCGGCGGGCGTGGTGCAGATCGCGGACGACCGGGCGGCGGCCGTGGAGACGCTGACGAAGACGATGCCCGGCTGGCTGCGGCAGGGGCTCGGCGCGCATGTGACGGTCGACGGCCGCTATCGCCGGATGCGGGATCCGCTGGCGTATACGGAGCTGTTGTGCGCGCTGCATCCGGTCGGCACGCCGGAGTCGTGCGCGGACCGGCTGGCGGCGACCTCGGAGCGTACGGGCATCCGGCGGTTCGCGCTGCTCGTGGAGGGCTCCGGGGATCTCGCCGCCACCGAGGAGAACGTCCGGCGGCTGGGCTCCGAGGTGCTGCCGCAGCTGGGGTGA
- a CDS encoding SCO5389 family protein, producing MSLDVSPALLEQAERGEVDEAAFVDCVRNSLPYAWGMISSLVAQLKVDGGQFADNQTPPPDEQARGQLLRALASDAIRGSLERHFGVRLAFQNCHRVAVFPLDPAVDARLAKFTSIRGQLLNQSPELRDC from the coding sequence ATGTCGCTCGACGTCTCACCGGCCCTCCTCGAACAGGCCGAGCGAGGCGAGGTCGACGAAGCCGCATTTGTCGACTGCGTCCGGAACTCCCTGCCCTACGCATGGGGGATGATCAGCTCTCTGGTGGCCCAGCTGAAGGTGGACGGCGGACAGTTCGCCGACAACCAGACGCCGCCGCCGGACGAGCAGGCGCGCGGCCAGCTGCTGCGCGCGCTGGCGAGTGACGCCATTCGCGGTTCGTTGGAGCGTCACTTCGGTGTGCGACTCGCCTTCCAGAACTGCCACCGGGTCGCGGTCTTCCCGCTCGACCCGGCGGTGGACGCGCGGCTGGCAAAATTCACCTCGATCCGGGGCCAGCTGCTGAACCAGTCGCCCGAACTCCGCGACTGCTGA
- the nucS gene encoding endonuclease NucS has protein sequence MRLVIARCSVDYAGRLTAHLPSAPRLILVKADGSVSIHADDRAYKPLNWMSPPCSLKEGDGDVWTVENKGGEKLIITLEEIFHDSSHELGVDPGLIKDGVEAHLQELLADRIETLGEGYSLIRREYPTAIGPVDILCRDADGQTVAVEIKRRGEIDGVEQLTRYLELLNRDPHLAPVKGVFAAQEIKPQARVLATDRGIGCVVLDYDGLRGIEDDKLRLF, from the coding sequence ATGCGTCTCGTCATCGCCCGCTGCTCCGTGGACTACGCGGGCCGGCTCACCGCCCACCTGCCCTCCGCCCCCCGCCTCATCCTGGTGAAGGCCGACGGCTCCGTCTCCATCCACGCGGACGACCGGGCCTACAAACCCCTCAACTGGATGTCCCCGCCCTGTTCCCTCAAGGAAGGGGACGGCGATGTGTGGACGGTGGAGAACAAGGGCGGGGAGAAGCTCATCATCACCCTGGAGGAGATCTTCCACGACTCCTCGCACGAGCTCGGGGTGGACCCGGGACTCATCAAGGACGGTGTGGAGGCCCACCTCCAGGAGCTGCTCGCCGATCGGATCGAGACACTGGGCGAGGGCTATTCGCTGATTCGGCGTGAATACCCCACCGCCATTGGTCCGGTGGATATCTTGTGCCGGGACGCCGACGGCCAGACCGTTGCGGTCGAGATCAAGCGGCGGGGCGAGATCGACGGTGTCGAGCAGCTCACCCGCTACCTCGAACTCCTCAACCGCGACCCGCACTTGGCCCCGGTGAAGGGCGTCTTCGCAGCTCAGGAGATCAAGCCGCAGGCCCGGGTGCTGGCCACGGACCGCGGGATCGGCTGCGTGGTGCTGGACTACGACGGGCTGCGCGGCATCGAGGACGACAAGCTGCGGCTGTTCTGA
- a CDS encoding ATP-binding protein, with translation MDPNTHRGPEEYGEQDAPDAPPASASADRQGGSGGLARVVRLVAGNYLVAVNPVDGSEIQPCPPGDRPAPPEKLDQQERAESARAAAPPVPSGPVSFAGHEVPLEERDEDVERLVRLLTRGRSVRVTGPSGSGRTRLLESVADAVADLAPDGVVRLSGYHRGVTDVLHALYAAVYRAPQHRPDRAELLRLLGGIGAIVVVDDLEFGGAALDELLDATPECAFLLSATPDVPAPSADSHLEEVFVGGISRNAGVRLLERAVGRPLSADEDTWAADLWFESEGLPLRFVQAAALLRHRERARTAPGALDDGYGLFPEESPAAANEPGERPETPLPPLGEAAAPASLLADRLGAAAQETLRFAVALNGELPHQAHLPALTQDTHADAALGELLGSGLISPAGTHYRLAGSVRDQLIAAGYAEGAAGRAHTAAQHYAWWAGHPSVTPDRAAAESDAVLAAMGVLTGSRESGHPAAAVLLARTAAPAFAAALHWSAWERSLRHGQEAARLAGEVAEEAYFHHELGVLALCSGNIDRARAELEASIGLRGVLSDRDGAVAGRRALALVIDGARAASANAATTVLKSVGPATAGAAAAAADARDAARTPATGSPDAVSTAKLNAVRPAGTGPTVVARGATAAAASGSAGESTAPTAAVPAAKGTAAGIGGARRGILRGSRRNLVAAGAGVLLAAALGTAVTIGATSGTSTTQDRNVTTEQTSGGDSGSPDTPGQDPATGSGLPGASAGASGTTRPGTPGHKPVPAPSTGRPGTTGAPTGTGPGSPTTGPTWPTGEPTTPTGRPTHPTHSPSSSPTKSTSPSPTGEPTTTPTGPTGKPTGQTPSQSAGGPSGNSPSGTSAAAATATGSGDPASASGQGTPTG, from the coding sequence ATGGACCCGAACACGCACCGGGGACCTGAGGAGTACGGCGAGCAGGACGCGCCCGACGCGCCGCCGGCCTCCGCGTCCGCCGACCGGCAGGGCGGCTCCGGCGGGCTCGCCCGGGTCGTCCGGCTGGTCGCCGGCAACTACCTCGTCGCCGTCAACCCGGTCGACGGCAGCGAGATACAGCCGTGCCCGCCCGGCGACCGGCCCGCCCCGCCGGAGAAGCTCGACCAGCAGGAACGTGCCGAGTCGGCCCGCGCCGCGGCGCCCCCGGTGCCGTCCGGCCCGGTCTCCTTCGCCGGCCACGAGGTCCCCCTCGAAGAGCGCGACGAGGACGTCGAACGGCTGGTCCGGCTGCTCACCCGCGGACGCTCCGTCCGCGTCACCGGCCCCTCCGGCTCGGGCCGCACCCGGCTGCTGGAGTCCGTCGCCGACGCGGTGGCGGACCTCGCCCCCGACGGCGTGGTCCGGCTCTCCGGCTACCACAGAGGCGTCACCGACGTCCTGCACGCCCTGTACGCGGCGGTCTACCGGGCCCCGCAGCACCGCCCCGACCGGGCCGAGCTGCTGCGGCTCCTCGGCGGCATCGGCGCGATCGTCGTCGTCGACGACCTGGAGTTCGGCGGCGCCGCGCTCGACGAGCTCCTCGACGCCACCCCCGAGTGCGCCTTCCTGCTCTCCGCGACCCCCGACGTCCCGGCCCCCAGCGCCGACTCGCACCTCGAAGAGGTCTTCGTCGGCGGGATCAGCCGCAACGCCGGCGTACGGCTGCTGGAGCGCGCCGTGGGCCGCCCGCTCTCCGCCGACGAGGACACCTGGGCCGCCGACCTCTGGTTCGAGTCCGAGGGGCTGCCGCTGCGGTTCGTCCAGGCCGCCGCCCTGCTGCGGCACCGCGAGCGGGCACGCACCGCGCCCGGCGCCCTGGACGACGGCTACGGGCTGTTCCCCGAGGAGAGCCCGGCCGCGGCCAATGAGCCCGGCGAGCGCCCCGAGACGCCGCTGCCGCCGCTCGGGGAGGCCGCCGCGCCCGCGTCGCTGCTCGCCGACCGGCTCGGCGCCGCCGCCCAGGAGACGCTCCGCTTCGCGGTCGCCCTCAACGGCGAACTGCCGCACCAGGCGCACCTGCCGGCCCTCACCCAGGACACCCACGCGGACGCCGCCCTCGGCGAGCTGCTGGGCAGCGGCCTGATCAGCCCGGCCGGCACCCACTACCGGCTCGCCGGCTCCGTCCGGGACCAGCTGATCGCCGCCGGCTACGCCGAGGGCGCCGCCGGCCGCGCGCACACCGCGGCCCAGCACTACGCCTGGTGGGCCGGTCACCCCTCGGTCACCCCCGATCGCGCCGCCGCCGAGTCCGACGCGGTGCTGGCCGCGATGGGCGTGCTGACCGGCAGCCGGGAGAGCGGCCACCCGGCCGCGGCCGTGCTGCTGGCCCGTACGGCGGCGCCCGCGTTCGCCGCGGCGCTGCACTGGAGCGCCTGGGAGCGCAGCCTGCGGCACGGCCAGGAGGCCGCCCGGCTGGCCGGTGAGGTCGCCGAAGAGGCGTACTTCCACCACGAGTTGGGCGTACTGGCGCTGTGCAGCGGCAACATCGACCGGGCGCGCGCCGAGCTGGAGGCGTCCATCGGGCTGCGCGGGGTGCTCTCCGACCGCGACGGCGCGGTCGCCGGGCGGAGGGCGCTGGCCCTGGTCATCGACGGCGCGCGGGCGGCCTCGGCGAACGCGGCCACGACCGTGCTGAAGTCCGTCGGCCCGGCGACGGCCGGCGCGGCGGCGGCAGCCGCGGACGCCCGGGACGCCGCGCGGACCCCGGCCACCGGGTCGCCCGACGCCGTCTCGACCGCCAAGCTGAACGCCGTCCGCCCCGCCGGCACCGGCCCGACGGTCGTCGCCCGCGGGGCCACGGCCGCCGCCGCGTCCGGCTCCGCCGGCGAGAGCACCGCGCCCACCGCCGCGGTCCCGGCCGCCAAGGGCACCGCCGCCGGCATCGGGGGCGCCCGGCGCGGCATCCTGCGCGGCAGCCGCCGCAACCTCGTCGCCGCCGGCGCCGGGGTGCTGCTGGCCGCCGCGCTCGGCACCGCCGTCACCATCGGAGCGACCTCCGGCACCTCCACCACCCAAGACCGCAACGTCACCACCGAGCAGACCTCGGGCGGCGACAGCGGCAGCCCGGACACGCCGGGGCAGGACCCCGCCACGGGCTCCGGCCTGCCGGGGGCCTCGGCGGGGGCGTCCGGGACGACCCGGCCCGGCACGCCCGGCCACAAGCCCGTCCCGGCGCCGTCCACCGGCCGTCCCGGTACCACCGGCGCGCCGACCGGTACCGGCCCGGGCTCCCCGACGACCGGTCCCACCTGGCCGACCGGCGAGCCCACCACGCCCACCGGCCGGCCGACCCACCCCACGCACAGCCCGAGCAGCAGTCCCACGAAGTCGACGTCGCCCAGCCCGACCGGGGAGCCCACCACCACGCCGACCGGCCCCACGGGCAAGCCGACGGGCCAGACCCCGTCGCAGAGCGCCGGCGGCCCGTCGGGCAACAGCCCGTCCGGCACCAGCGCCGCGGCGGCCACGGCCACCGGCTCCGGCGACCCGGCGTCCGCATCCGGCCAGGGCACTCCGACCGGCTGA
- a CDS encoding STAS domain-containing protein, whose translation MHIRGDHVELVVGGRLDVRSAADARTALHAAVDSGRGDLVLDLTELESWDATGLGVIMGAHRRAGRVNRRLVLRGVPPQMQRLLVATRLHRILAIEGGIEAESLPRV comes from the coding sequence ATGCACATCAGGGGCGACCACGTCGAGTTGGTCGTCGGGGGCCGGCTCGACGTCCGCAGCGCTGCGGACGCCCGTACGGCCCTGCACGCCGCCGTCGACTCCGGCCGGGGCGATCTGGTGCTGGACCTGACCGAACTGGAGTCGTGGGACGCCACCGGCCTCGGCGTGATCATGGGTGCGCACCGGCGTGCGGGCCGGGTCAACCGCCGGCTGGTGCTGCGCGGAGTGCCGCCCCAGATGCAGCGCCTCCTGGTCGCCACCCGGCTCCACCGCATCCTCGCGATCGAGGGCGGCATCGAAGCGGAATCGCTTCCCCGGGTGTGA